Genomic DNA from Setaria italica strain Yugu1 chromosome V, Setaria_italica_v2.0, whole genome shotgun sequence:
AAACACTACGCTAAACACAAATGATAAATGTAAATTGACGGGCGTGGACGCAGCTTCGCCTCAAGCGCAGCCATGTGCGGCAAAGCAAAGAATTAAGATCTCTATAAGGGGCACCAAGCTGTCTGGATCTAGAAAAGAACACAAACTGGTGCATTGTAGAggggtatagatatagatacacTTTGAGCATAACAACCCTCTTAGAGCATCACAACAATGCCATATCAGCTCTCTATATTAGTTTCACGTAACTTTTATCCGacatggaagagaaagaaacaagGAGAAAAGGTTGTCGATGTATTACCGCTAATATCTTGCTTATAATTTCATATCAGTGGACGGCTGCTCATGACCCATCTGCCGAGATAAACTAACACTAGTGGATCGGTTTTTGAATTTCCCAAGGATAAAGATACGATCGAATATGCATCTCGTTGACATGTGAGATGGGCAAAAAATCTGCAAACTCGAGGAGCACGAGCAGAGCTTCGTAAGCAACAGCGCAAAACTGACGGACGGGAGTCGGCCAGTATCTTGCTGGCACAGTAGCCGAGCCAGGGagctcgggagatccggggctGGAATAGGATCCAGCGACTCCAAGGGCCCAGGCTCCGCGCTGTACCCTTGCGGCCTTGCCGGCTATCTGCCGCGAGCCACCGCCAGGTTCTCTCTCCAACGCCGCCGATACCCACACGCCCCCGGCCACCGCCATCGGAATCCTGAAATCCCACACGATGACAGAGCTCTAAGGGCCGTTCACAGGCCGCTGTGCAAATGGCCCTTATTGGGTTTTTTCGTCCTCAATTATGGGCCTCTCTAGTTGCGGCCTCATAATATCTCTCGTTACAGACGAGCCCACGTCCGATGGGTCATTCCATTTCCATGGCCTTCACGAGCTACTAGGAAGGGAggcgcgcccgctcctgggagGCGCACCGTTACGCTGTATTAACCCTGTGGCATGAGGACCGTACACTGCTTCGTTGGTGCATTTGTTTGCCACGATGTTATATGAATTTCACCACCCAGAAATGTTCAACGTGTGACAATAATGCTGGGTACTTAGCAAGTTGGAAACAGTGGTTGACAATCGACATCAATACAGCCATTCAATACAGGTAGTGTTGTAGCAAAGGTCACGCAGATCTTAGGCTCCCTTTGGTTGagctttccaacctgcttttgcttttgcaaaagtcaaaagccaaccaaagggttCCAAAACCATTGATGCTTTTGCTCAAAAGCAGCTTTTATAGTAGTACAAATCCAAAAGCACCTCTCCCCCTACTTTCAAGTACTcacctgccactggttatgaTGTACCCTTTCAGATTTATTTTTCTCCCGCACGCGAAAACAACTAGACCTCTCCTCTCCCCCGTTCACCCGCACAGCGCCATCTCGCCACCCGTCGCCCGCCAACcttggccgccggccggccaccgtccGCCTCCCCTGGCCGTCGGCCGGCCACCGTCCgcctcccctggccgccgggcctcgcgccgctgccccCTAATGGCCGTCTGCCACCCCCATCGTCTGGCCCCCGCTGCCGGCCCCGtgacgcccgccgccgtcccccatcGCCGGGCCGCCGTCGCCAGGCCATCTgacggccgcctcctcctcctgacgCCCGCTGTCGGgcccccatcgccgcccctCGACGCCCGCTgcctcccctggccgccggggctccatcgccgccccccgacgcccgccgcccgccgccgggcccGCGTCGCCCCCCTAAGCACCCGCCGCCCCCTTGAACAGGAGGGCGCCCCCATCACCGGCTCCTGCCCCTGCTCCTGGTGACTGACCAGAGCATATACACCCAAGGTATGTATCAactaatttttttataatttataacATTTGTTTCGTATAAATTATTTACACTAATTCAATTATTTTATGTTGTCAGGTACAAttacaacacaaaatcaaataggaagCTACCTGTGAAAAGGAATTTCTTGAGGTATGAACAATCAATTGTACTAGCCTCTTACTGTTTCTTTTCTGAGATAAATCTCATTTGTTGTTGCTGGCATCCTCAGTTGTTTTGTCAGAAGTTGAGAGGGGAACTTTTTATATGTATTGTATTAGTATTTGACTTACCTATCAACATCCACTATAGCCTGCTTATGAGATAAAGCACTTCTCTACTATCAGTATGGTtaaatgcaaaatgataattCAAAACTATATAATGGATGAACATTTGTACTTTGACATCTATGATTATTTATTTCCCATTAGTTTAATAGCTGGATAGTTGGCTTCATAGTTATGTCTTAGCTTAGTTCTTATGAGTTTTCTTTGATTGGTTGAACTTCATAATTTGCTAGTCTCTACTAACGGATTAACCTCAACCAACAATGTTTCGTCTATTGAGTCATTGGCAATATTCTTGTGGATCGTCGGAGGACCACAATCTTTTTTACAAGCTGGAAATCGTTTCACACGGGACAGTTCACATGAAGTTTCACGAAGTGTTGAAATGTTTGCGCAAGTTAGCTAAGGACAATATTAAGCCGAGAGATCTTACTTTTTCTACggagcatgaaagggtgagagaggaccatttttggccatactttaaaggcgcaattggagcaatagatgttTCACATGTCAAAGTGGTAGTACCAGTGGACGAAGTGGTTCACTACACATGCcgtcatggatatacatctcaaaatgtgctagctatttgtgactttgatatgaggttcacctttgcggttgccgggtggccgggttctgcacatgacacacgtatcctcaatcatgcattggcaaattttccttcatttcccatgcctcctaaaggtatacatggttctttcaacaaattagcaatatttgtattattatgtaccttacTGACTTGATTTTGTAGGAAAGTATTATCTCGTGGACTTAGGTTACCCAAACCGAATTGGGTATCTTGcgcctttcaaaggaagcacataccatatACCAGAATTTCAGCATCGTTCGGGACCTCCTCAAGGAAAGTACAAGATGttcaattttttgcattcatctcttcgtaatgtcattgaaaggtcttttggagtcttaaagcagaagtggcgtattttgaaggatatgccaagtttctcacctcgtactcagaaacatatcattatggcttatcttgcattgcataattttattcgtgatagcaatttgtgtgataaggagtttaagagatgtgatgatgatgaggattactTGGTACAGCATACATGTGGTATGAGataaacacaaggagatgatagtgacgacgtggagaatgaggataccatgaataccattcgcactaggatagctgatgctttggttagtgcgagaggaggagagtaatgttgaggaatggcatccttgtatagaactttttgatggatatagttctatttatgtggaccaattactttaatggatgaaaaatatataaaatttattttttttcttcctaaaaTAGTGGTTTACATTTGAACTAGTGAACGCATTATTTtattacgagcaatttgcatataaacacactcacagatctttaggggcattacaggtatttcttacacagcctacagtttcatagctcctctaaccaaacggtcttctgcttttcccacagctgcttttccacagcccacagctcacagcagcttttccaaaaatcACAGCctaaccaaacgcacccttagctGTGCGTGTTGTGGTATGCTTACCACAGCACGTATTAACATGAGGTGAAAGAATAAAAGCAATGGAATACCCTTACTATCAGTGACATCATTCATTGTTCTACAACTCTTTGTAGAACAGTCTGCCTTGAAATTTACTTGTAAGTCCGTACCTGCAAAAGAGCAAACAATATATGTCTTCACGCAGAATACACAAGGGATAAGTTACATATAGCTAACAAAAACTGAATATATAGGTTCTATTAATGTCGAAAGGAACCGAGCAATAGGGCATATTTGCTAAACTACTGCAGACTTTCGAAAAAGAAATGGTGTAAGTTTGTTCTGGTCCTTAAAATATTAGAAATCAGAATCTCCAAGGTTGGCATGTtcataaaaaggaaaagagtcAGTGTCCAAAATCCTCATTTGTGGCGATAACTTATTTTCAGGGAGCATGTACTCTTAAGAAACATCTGGCGGTCATTCAGGATGCTTGAGTTATTATTTGCAGTATCAACTAAAATTAGTGTAAAAGAATACTTTGACACAAAAGAATCTTGATTTAAGCATCACAATATTACCCTGCAACACATCTCGTCTCATCTGTCTGACTGGATTATCTGAAAACACAATATTATTATCCTGCAACAGAGGTCACCAATTTGATTGGATCATCTCAAAATTGATACAAACATGGTGAGCTAAACAAATAAACATACGACTAAAAAGGAATATATATGAAGAGAGTTTTATGGAATACTGAATCTAAAAGGAGTTGAATAAAATAATGAGTTCATCTTtactttcgcaaaaaaaaaacaatgagtTCATCTTtcagggaaaaagaaagaacagatGTGTTCAGCTGTAGAGAACTCAGAGCTCACCAAAAGAACTTGCTGGATTAATATGTCTATTGAGGCTCAAGGGTACTAATCAGTCTGAAATGAAAGCAAGTTATAAGACATATAACGTACCTGTGCATCCTGTAAGTGGGATGCAGAGAGTAGAAATGGAGCTAGTTAGAATAAGTGTGAAGTCAATGGAGGTAGCCTATGTTGCTTCATTtacaatataatttttttggtcAAAGCTGAACACCTGTGCCATATACGCTATTTACTATCAGCTCAAATTAGGATGGAGCTTGCAGTTATGTTGGCACATCTTGAGTTTCCTTGGCAAGAATAAAGGTGCACCTGATACTGATGGAATCAGAATGGTATATATTGTGCCCTTGTTCTTCATGGATCTCTATGCTTCAGAATCAAATAAAGATTCATCATTGTTTCCGTTAGAGAGAGAAAGACCTCAAGTTTTGTCCAACTGTATTGCCTTCTGTAAAGCAGTTTTCTAATTAACCTCCTTGCAGCTAAACCTGTACACTTAAGGTGTGCAGATCAAAGCATGGATAAAAATCAAACGTGCAAAGCAGTTGTCAGTGTGAAGAAATCTACTGTGCTTAGGAAACATGGAGTGAAATGCAAACTAAGCAATGCCACAAGAAATTAGGCCTATAAATGGCTGATGCTGTAAACTACAGGAAGCTAACGTCAGGTAAATAAATTCCTCTTATGGGATGAGGTAAACATGAATCTTCTATGGTCTGATGGGAAGCAAATTATGTTGACCAGCTAGGAGAAACAAAGAGAACTGATCAAGAAAAAAACTAATTCGATTGAAGCCAATAACTAAATATAAGAGTattcaagaaattaaagaagaaGTAAAATGGAGTGGGCAGGAGAAGGATTGCTGGTAGTGCTTACATCTGAGAACGCCGATCACATGACTCCCTTTCAAGGCAACGGTGCCTGGGATATGGGAGACTCAGGCTGGCACGCGTCAGGGCTGATGGCAGCTGGATCTTGGAGGCTCGAGGAGTCGAGGAAGAGTCACCTGGTCAGCTGGTCCTCACTGTCTAGCTCCTGGCGTTGACCTCTTGGTCCTCTTTGTCCGTGAGGCCAGGGAATTCTTGGGGCCTATGAGGTTACATATTCTGTTCCGCCAGTGATTAAGGTCGTCAGTGATACATGTTGTCTACCAGACTACCACGCAGTAAAACATGGAATTGCCGTAACGCCATTTTCCCCCCAACATATGGTGAAGACTGAAGAGGACACAAACACATGGACCTGCATGGCAACATCATCCAACGAAAAGACATTCCAAACACCAGTTTTTGACGTTCAGAATTACTGCTTCGAAGTGACACAATACAACATTCGGCACCACACAGCGCACTGCACTGCAAACCCAACTTGATTCATCACACATCACACGATCGAACGCAAAGGAGACACGTCCAGGACTCCAGGTCCAGCATTACAGCGGAGACGAGCAGCGCCAGCTCCGGTGGCCCGGTCCTCCTACATGGCATACCTCTGGGTCCAGGTCCTCGCGGTGTTCTCGTACTTGTGCCGGTCCGTCTTGTACATGTGCGCGATCTCGGGGACCAGAGGGTCGTCGGGGTTCGGATCCGTCAGCAGGGAGCAGATAGACAGCAGCACCTGGAAGCCAAAACGACCCAGGGGGGTTTGTAGGAAGCTCAAGCCATGGAAAGGTATTGATTGCTAGAACATACGAGTATGACCAACCTTGGAAATGGTGAGTGCGGGACTCCACTGGTCCTTCAGGATGTCAAGGCAGATGCTGCCATTGCTGTTTATGTTTGGATGGAACACCTTGGTGCGAAATGCCACCTGCATATTGCATTGCATAGATCAGGGTCACATGCTTTGGAACCGTCAGGCTTTGGATTTAAAGGATGCATGGATATTCTCTGCATGGTACATGGATTCTCAGACTTGAAAAGGTTCAAGCTTGCACATGAATGGTTAGAACCGCAAACCACAATTAGATCAAGGACTTATTCCTTCACAATAACTATACAGACAGTTTAAGAAGGGCACATGGACAACTGCAGAAGCATTCCTGGTCCATGgcctaaattcagaaaaatgaaaGCAGCACACTGAAAGAAATTCCAAAACTATAGAAACAACTCTGATTTATCGTTCATGGAGCAGCTGCACTTGCACGGACTTATCACAACTTGATAGTTGATGTATAAGAATCTAACCAAACCTTAGCTTATGATACTTACAAAAATCAGCTCATATCCCATTATGGCCCCCTATATTTACCACTGCAAACGAGTTTACACGGAATGGCTTTGATCTTTGTAGTTCTTCCTAAACAATTCAGTATTTCAGCAGGTGCGCTTAGTGGCATGGCATCTCTGCAGTACTCTCTTGCACACAGCTCATAACATCTCAAactcttcaaaaaaaaagacttgTACACAGATTGTAGATTTCAAGTGCATGAGCCAGAGTCACGCTTCTAGGATGTGGAATGAGCTTATGCATATCCTTATATTTGGCAAAATACAAGTGCAAAAATATAACCATAAGGAAGAAAATAGATTACTGCTCAAATTCTTAATCAGTTAGCGTACCTTTGGTGGTTTGAAAGGATAATCAGGAGGGAAATGGATTGTAACTAGGAAAACTCCGCCAGAATATGGGCTATCACATGGACCCATTATTGTTGCCTGCCAGTGGAACATATCCTCTCCCACAGGACCTGCCGGATAGGATATTATCGTCACCAACAAAGTATTTGATGTGACTTTTGAGTGAACAAAATTCTTGGTTATGCACTGCATTGAAACGTCTTATCTGATGGGCATATATATGGTCTAGATCATCAGATTTGACCAGAAGCAGAACTTACTAGACAACTAAAAGAGCTTGAAACTAGGTAAAACCAAATAGCACGAAGAAATTTGAAAAAAGTATCAATATACCTCTATATTAAAGCTCCTGGCCTCGGCCAGTGGAGAAGGCCTCAAGTTACTGTAGCGCATTTAATAGAGACTGACAGGCGGGCCTCATATTCGAACAGCACCTTCTAGAAGCGTTCATCTCTATGCTGTGTTCCTATCACGCTGCCCCAAGTGCGTAAACAGAAGCTAACCTATAGTGAAATACAGCCAGCGGGCTCTGCACGTGACGTACCTTATCCTCGCTTACACCGTTTGAAccgatttttttttgtcacaacAGAAATTCGGAACAGGTGCGCAAGGCGCGCCGATCCGCCTAGTTTGTCTTACCCGGCCTTAGTTTTAGTTCAGAGTCTATGCTTTGCAAGAAAGcaattgcaacttgcaagggCAGTTTCCTCTAATAAAGTTTGACAGCTTATTACTTCACGTGAACACTTAAAAGAGACGTGCACATATCATCATATTTCAACTGTGATCCATGCGCACTATAAAATCATAATTTATTTTCATGTACAGTGATGGCATGTTGCATCAGCAGCATCCCCAAGCTCAACAGTACAATAAATAGAAAATGACACAAACATAATGAACAAATTGACATGTGGATCTTCTGGATATAATTTGCTGTCCTGATTTGCACACGCCAACCAACTACTGTAACTGAGGCATCAAGCTATCAACTGAAATATTGGTACATTACATCATTTGAAAAGAAACCAGAGGATGTCTCCTGATCCCTTGAGCAGATCAGAAGAACTTAGGTTCCACAAAATGATATACTGCTGCTTtataccctttttttttctaaactaGGTTTATAATAATGACTGACGTGTTACCTATATTAAACAGCATGGGCGTAGCTAGTTGAAATACTCAAATATGTTGTAAATTGTTCGAAAAAATCATGATCAATGAACAATTAAGTCTTATCCATGACCAAAACCTAGTaatcatttttttaataaagacTGCCATCTTGATTGTTCTACATCACATTGCTAAGTGTCAAATCAGAAAACTAATTTTCCGATATACAGTGTGTTTCGATTATTATGCCACGTAAAGTTTTCATAATCTGGTGATGAACAGCTCAGTCTAGTTATGCCGACAAGAGTAAAAGTAGAAAGCATGAGAAGAGCTAGCCTTTCTTGCATCGTAGATTTCTTCAAGGTGAATCATAATTTTTGTTAAACGAGAAGCATAATAATATTATCATCAATGTTTATGTTTCTAACTACTGCTCACATCAGTTACTCAATGAAGAAATCAGACAATTTGGTATATCACCTTCTATTGTTTTGGGGGCAGGCAAAGTATATGGCATAACTCTAAATGCTTTAACTTAAACCCATTCTTTTTCAGATTGCAAAAGATCATAACCCTGGCACAAACTAAGTTGGTGAACATATTAGTCCCATTCTGACAAGTTTGCACAAGAAAGTAATGGTCATACCCTGCACTCCTGCAGATTGTCAACGACCATTTGGTACCTAAAAGTGAGCGTGGAACCAACTCATTTCCATGTAACCAAAAGGGTAATTGCTTATCAGGTTGGTTTTGTCAGAAATCTATTCGTTGCACTCCTACTAAAGAAGGCAAGCCGCAAGCATGTGAACAAGGGTATGGCTAGAAATGCAAAATCCACAGATGAGAAAGCGAGAAAGAAAGCAGCAGGACCTGCACTGCACGAGGTGGGAGGGTCCTTCTGCAGATCCTTGAGCTCCTTCTGAATCCTCTTCGACGCCATCTCCCCCTTCCTTGCTCTCCTATTTCCAGCAAGCAAGATCAAAGAAATTACCCTTCAGGCGCCATCAAAAGCTAGCCTCATAGAGATGACCCGCGA
This window encodes:
- the LOC101778020 gene encoding ubiquitin-conjugating enzyme E2 5A; amino-acid sequence: MASKRIQKELKDLQKDPPTSCSAGPVGEDMFHWQATIMGPCDSPYSGGVFLVTIHFPPDYPFKPPKVAFRTKVFHPNINSNGSICLDILKDQWSPALTISKVLLSICSLLTDPNPDDPLVPEIAHMYKTDRHKYENTARTWTQRYAM